One Citrus sinensis cultivar Valencia sweet orange chromosome 5, DVS_A1.0, whole genome shotgun sequence genomic window, tgaaGACAATGAGTTTATGGATCAACTTGTGGAAGgtatattttgtaaaactttaatttaaatttactttttaagtaTTACTAACCTTGTTCAATTTgtccaatttttttatgtagaACTTCGCAAATCAACAACGGCCGACCAACTTTGTAGGTCAACATAAAAATTGCAGTTGAACATAAACCATTTTaggtaattaaattgatatatatttatttgttaattattaaatcactttattttatttagtttaattattgaGTGCTTTGGCTCACtttgaaagtttgaattttgatgtaGGTGATGTGGGTGGTGGATGAAATTGTTGCTTGTGTATTGAAGTTGAAGGCTtctcttattttgttttttacttgATGGCTTTGTATTTGAAGTTGTTGCTTGTGTATTGTAgacttgtgttttttttttcttgttatgaacttataatttgtaatagaTTTTAAATCTAGGTGTGTTTTTGAATTGTGACTATTTTGTATTAggacttttgttattttgttttttacttgAAGGTTTTGTATTTGAAGTTGTTGCTTGTGTATTGTAGACttcttgtattttatttttcttattatgaacttatattttgtaaaatggaggtaaaaattgtaaaatgcaGTCAAATTTGGTTAAAACTGTAAAATACAGGAATATGTacgaaccgaaccaaaccaaaccaaaccaaattttagaaccgaaccgaaatatttttttggttcGGATCGGTTCTAAAATTCGGTTTGAGTTTTTTAGAACTGATCggtttcggttcggttcggttcgggaCCGgaaaatgcccacccctaacaGCAAGCATCAAGTTTCCACGTTCTAGTTTTCCGATCGAGCAACTTTTCCGGAAGCCTTGGTTGTCGGGGAAATTATAATGTCTCAAGGCTGATGCTTTTAATTATGGACTTAGCTTCCAACAGATTTAACGGATGAGTATCCAAGAAGTGGTTACTAAACTTCAAGGGGATAAAGATGATGGTTGGTATAACCAAATCCCGATCAGAGTTCAAACACCTTCAATATGAACTCATGGGAAGCAGTAGTCAATTGTACCAGGATGCGGTAACAGTCACAATAAAAGGTCTAGAGATCAAGCTACAGAAGATCCTTATTCACCTCCATTGACTTTTCAAACAACAATTTGGAAGGGTCAATAACAGAGGAGATGGGACTAGTCAGTTCGCTCTATGGTTTGAACTTGTCGCATAACGCCCTCACAGGCTCCATCCCAATAGCTTTTGCGAACATGAAAGAGATAGTCATTGGATCTCTCAATGAACAACCTGAGTGGAGCAATCCCTTCAGAGCTTGCAAGCCTAACTACTTTTCTGTCCTGAATCTCTCATATAACCACTTTTGGTGGGAAAGTTTCCAACAGGTACTCACCTCCAATCATTTCTGCCAACTTCTTTTGAAGGCAAGTAGGCGACCAAGGATTATGCGGACCTCCGTTGATGAATAATTGCCAAACAAATTCCAGCGAGTTGCCATCTTCAGCATCAACTTCAAGCGATGAAACGGATTGGTTCTTCATTGTTATGGCAACTGGTTTTACGGTTGACTTTGGAGCAGTTGTTACACCGCTAACATTTTCCAAGAAATTGAACAAATGGTATGGCCATCTCATCTACAGAATTTTGAACCGCTGATAAATTCTTTAGGTGGAGTGATTTCTATTATATGCATCACCTTTCAACAATCTTGGATGCATTactgttttattatttttccaacTGCTGTTGTTATTGTgtgaaacaaagaaatttcaaGTAACAAGGGACTTCGAATAATATTCCGCAATCGATgagtggattttttttttttttcctctttgatGCAAACAACAAAACTTTGTATAGGTGTTAAGTGACactaaaaatagagaaaaaaaaattagagaaatcCACTGGCtaaaatgaattatatgtTAATTCATTTATAAGCTGGACAGTTTAAACAACAATCACTTCATTGATATTTAGCGAATAAGTTTTATCAtcttaatcttaaaaaataaattgtatataaaataaatggattGCTTTTAAGAAGACAAAAGTGatgttgaaaagttaaaaattaattttaatttttggtaaaatgtttttaaaaattatttttaacaagttCACTGCATATTACaacagattttaaaaaataaagagtagCTTTACTTGTAAATATGAGCCACTTTAGATGAGtatatttcaatataatatatatatgaatgacTTTGGATAAAGAAGGTTAAAGTAGCAACATCtcgtaattaaaataaattacacgCTAATGCTGTTATGCAAATATTACATGAACAGCTCAAAAAGATTTGGATTTTGGTGCCTAACTAAAcagaaattttaaatcaaaacaaaaatataaatttggcTATGACTAATATGTTACtcaaatttatatcattttatttcttgtaaCGTATAACGCTATCAGCTGCAACTAAGCAAACCGCTTGAGCGAGATGAACAAATTACTAACGTTACGTATTTTCTCCTCAATGATGGAGTAATTCTCTTCAACTTTGGTGGTGAAATAGTTGAATATCTCGTCTACAAACTCATCCCCAAAATGTTTCTTGATGAGTCCATCAATGCCAGCTCTTATTCCTGAGGCGTACTCATTGGCTGTAATTCGTCTCCTGGGTTGACTCAATTTCTCCATTTTCTCAATGGTGAAATTTCCATTTGTTCTGATGATTGCTTCCAACTCTTTGGGGGTCGCATTGTATGTCGGCAAGTTGAATGAGTCCACTTTTTCTTCACTAAGCACTCCctgaaatatttataagaatCGGGTTACCAAAAAGATGTAGTTAATCAAACGTAACCGTTCTCAAGTGCAAATGTCAGCACTCTATAAAGTACAGATTCACTTTAAATCTGGAATTTAGTGTTGGTGTTTAAAcaataacaagaaaaaataaactgTTGGAAGGTAAATGGGACCTCTAAGTATAAAACTTGattagttataatttatatttatacgtgccgaatttttattttgcgcATGTTAAGAGGTCGTATTTATTCTTCAATAGTTTACTTTTTCATTAATGTTTAAACACCATGACTATATGAgctattacaaatttatatgGAAGGACTTGGgtggtaaaaataatttctacaGGAAATGAAAGTGTCATTCTCATTTCTCGCTTAACAAAATGGGCAGCAAATTTTACTAGATCATGTGTATACAAATGTTGTGTCTGTACGTGTGTGCCTTTCACTGTATCTACTTCCATTTAGCAGTCATTTATTCTTACCATTTTGGCCAAGTCATTGAAGCAAGATcccaaaatattattgaacacGCCCACATAAGAGTTTGACAGAGGTATCCCATCTGGAACCACAGCTGCTAAAATCAACACCATCAACCCTCCAGGCACAAGCTCTTCTGCTCTGGCATTCAAAAAGGACTCCATATCATTCTTGTACTGTGTTGAATATGCCCTAACAACTTCAATATTTGATTCACTGCATTGTATGCTTCCTTTATTCCATGCAGGAGAACAAGGATCCACAATTTCTTTAGGAACCTTGGAGAGCCAATGCAAGGCATAGGAGGTGTGCACAAAATGTATAGATGACCTGGGAAACAACCGACTGTGAAAAGAACCCGGCACGCCGGCAGCAAAATATTTACGAGCATGAGGAAGGGATTTAAATAGTGTGTTGAAGTCGTTGTCGGAGTGATCATTCAAGAACACTTGAAATTCTAAGGCTGAAGGTTTTTGGTGTAAATTAGTGGTTCGTTGAAATTTCAGCTCTATGGCTTCAATGATATTTTGCACAGCCAAAAGGGTATTGGGTCCAACAGAACAACCCAAATCTGCTATTTTAAATGGCTTTAAAGTATCatcaaatcccaaaattttcaagtcaaGTTTATCGGCTATGGCTTCGCTGATTAATTCCTTTGCAGCGTCCACAACTCCTCTCTGCAGTCACCTTAAATAGTTGTATCAGTTGCAAAAGATTTCTTGTATGCatataataacttaataatagATTGTCAACGAGTTCGAAGAATAAATATTGACACAATCGACAAGTTTTTGAGGCATATTGGAGCATTTTACAcgaattaaatttcataatttctgtCGGCTGTCATCAAATTTCAACTGCATAGATGTTTAATGATCTCCAAAACATCCAATAATCACGAATCAGCCtcattaattctttaaattctaatccaaaaacaaagcatatcatcaaaaaaaaaaaaaaaagagaaaaatcaagaaactttaatttttttttccttctcaaATCATCGAATTGATGCAATTTAATATGAACAGAAATTTGGAAAACTAGTAAATATTAAACTTATATACATCATATACCTGGTAGGTTGAATTTTGGGCATAGCTGTAAGCATCATTTCCACCAACCATAGGATATGCTTCGGTCAAATTATTGCTCTGCATGTGAGCCAATTTCTCTTGCTCTGTCTAAGCTACAGGCAGATACTGCTGCGTTTGATCTGCTTCAAACCTCAAGAACTTTACACAAGTTCCTTGActttttatttggaaaattgTCTGGTACCCCTGTATTTTAGTCAAATATCCAACCTTTCCCTATCTTTCTATAAATTCCTCTAGACCccttgctttaaaaaaaaatacaaatatgttTTTATAGACATAAGTTGCCAATCTGCTTATGCTTACAATATGCGGAAAATTTTGATGGGACTAAcctaaatcaattttattataaatcagTTTGGATTTCAATTCCTATATTAGGATATATTTGTCCGcactaatattcaaaataatataactacTATACCTTTATTTTCTGGATACCTACCCTTAATCTATTATGTAAAGAGAATGAAATCACAGCACAGCTCTGGCACTCAAATTTGTGATCCCTTTGCATTTAAAGAAATATGTCAAAACTCAAATCCTCCAAGCACCTAAATATGTGATATAACTTGATAATTTTGTCCTTAAAAATGAGTataaattttggataataaatttgaacCAAAACTCACCTACTTGCCTTTTCATACTTAACGAATCTATGGATTAGGAAATTAAGAAGTAAGATAGATTATTGTATAAAAAGGAGAAGAATCTATTGTTAGTAAATTGTTGGGTAAAgtacacacacaattaaagtgaaattaagaaaattaaggcACAAGGATCATTCAGTGAACACTAGAATTTATGTGTTTCGGCTTTTAACCTACGTTTATAgatgaaaacaaaagaataaaacttaactgatgaaataaaaattataagtattgaaatattttaactcactATCCAGAACTTAATAGTCCAATACATCCGATTTTTCTATACTCACTCAAGAGtttaattctctctctcaacTCTTTctagaaattgatttgagaatCGAAGAATGGGATAATGAAGAGGGGAAATGAAGCCCActcttttttgtaatttttttaatagtaattattattttatcataatattGAATGACTGGGCACTGAAAGGCAATCCACATctatcaaacttttttttttactttcttcttttaaatcttGCTCACAATAGAATAGACAGAGATGACTTGCATCCATCATGCTGGTATTGATACTAATCTTGATTTAATAAAAGtgaaattatcaaattgaAAGTAAAGGCAACATGCTCCAATTATTGACGTGGTCGAGAAGGAAAAAACTGCATATATTGCTTCtactataataaaaattgattaatgcAATTTTCATAACATCATTTCCCCCTTTAGCTAGCATTTTTGCAACAACAAATTTCTCTCCACTTTGTAATCCAAAATTATTCACCATGGTTGATGCGATTGTTTCCCCTCTCTTGGAGCTGCTAATTTGCTTTGCTGTCGAAGTGGTTAAGCAACAGGTGAAGTTAGTGGTGGGTGTGAAACAAGAAGTGAAAAAGCTTACAAGCCATCTTCAAGCCATTCAAGATGTGCTCAATGATGCAGAGCAAAGGCAAGTGAAGGAGGAATTCGTCAGACTTTGGCTGGGTCGGATCAAGGACATTTCCTACGACATTGAGGATGTGTTGGATGAGTGGATCACTGTAAGACGCAAATTGTAGAATCAGGGCGACGCTGATGACAATGTTGTTGTACTTGCTCctcaaaagaagaagaaagaatgtTCCTACTTTCTTGCCACTTGCTTTGGTTTTAAACAAGTCTTTATACGTCATGACATTGCTATCAAgatcaaagaaatcaatgaaGAGGTAGACGATATTGCCACTCAAAAAAATATGTTCAAATTTGTTGAGAGTGTGAGAAAAGGAAATGAGAAACCAGGGCGAGTGCAAGGTACTTCATTGATTGATGAGGAAGAGATTTGTGGCATAGTtgatgagaagaatgaactctTAAGTAAACTATTGTGTGAGAGCAGTGAGCAACAAAAAGGCCTTCATATCATCTCAATTGTTGGTATGGGAGGCATTGGGAAAAATACTCTTGCACAACTAACTTCTAATCACGATGAGGTGAAAAGAAAGTTTGACAAAATTTTATGGGTATGTGTATCAGACACTTTTGATGAGTTTAGGGTTGCCAAAGCGATGGTTGAAGCTTTGGATGGTCATGAATCTCGTTTAGGTGAATTTTAATCTCTTCTTAAACATATTTATGAGTCTATTGGAGGGAAAAGATTTCTTCTTGTCTTAGATGACGTGTGGGATGGAGATTACATTAAATGGAAACCATTCTACCATTGCTTGAAGAATGGTCTTcatgaaagtaaaattttagttacCACACGTAAGGGGTCGGTGACGTCCATGATGGGATCCACAGATATTATCTCTGTAAAGGAATTAACAAAAGAATGATGTTGGTTATTGTTTAATAGGATGGTTATTCCTCCAAACCACGACTTTGGAGGAATTGGAAATTGTAGATAGTGATATTCTGGTAGAACGCTACAGAGAGGAGGAGGGAGAGGATTGGCCTAAGATATCTCACATTCCCAACACCTTTATTTCGTAATTAAGAGGACGCGAAAGGAGGCCCTTGACAAAATTCTCAAGCGGCTGCAAGAGAGTAagtaatttcttcttttactcTGATTTTCTTTGTTGCTGTTTGTAATCTAGTTAAGAAGCATAAATAGCATTTTGAATCAAACTCTATTTCGGGAGTATGCcatatttaaatatcaagaagcataatttaagtatttgCCACaggtaatttcttcttttctttgcagTTATTTGTAATCCAATTAAGAAGCATAAAGTACTTTGAATCAAATGCAAGAAAATGTTGATGTTCAATGTGAGTATAGTTATGTTGACTAGTATTTATACAATATGTGTAGCCCCTATTTCGTCTGTCATTGAAAgtaagataattatttttcatgaaaaCTCTTTGATTGATCATCCTTGACAATTTGCAGGTCAAGTGATCAAGGGTGAGAATGGAGTTACACTGGTGAGACTAACAGGCCAGTTCAAAGATGAATGAATAAGGCTCAGGTGCGTGTTTACTTGCTTGCTTCTGTAGCGTACTGTCGCACGTTTTAATTCGGCTGATTTATCTAATTCATCAAACTTCATTCCCATAACTTCCATTGATATATATCTTTGTTGCATATCAAGCAGAAACCGAGAAAGCAAAATGTCAGCTCTAGTTCATATTTGTGCGAGTTcatgttttcattttgattatgaAACCATTTCCAGGCAGCAGTACCGGGCAGCAATTATGAAGTTAGTTGCCAAGAATGCAGGGGATCTAAAGAAGCATTGGATTTTTTAAGGTATGCAACTCCGGTGGCTATATGTCAATTCATAAATATAAGCTTGAATAAATTTGACAATTTGATTATTGTATTGGAGCAAGCAGCTTCTGTTGCCAAGACTTTCCTCAGATCACAAGCTCCGGAGCTGAACCTGCTGCTATGGATATCTTAGgtttttattatcaattgtCAACCACTGTTTTGATATTCTCAAGAGTCAAGATTAAACTTTACTAAAGTTGTTTCGGTTgtctataattttttcagGAATAtaccatatatatttttctcatattctgaatttcatatCTTTTGAATATCCACATGAGAGTAAAACAATCAGCATCAACTCTGATTACTAAGGTTGTAAAATTCTATTGCAAAACATGATCAATATAATGCGACTAATTCTTTTGCTTTGATGtgatagaaattttttattttgacaacTCGCTGGACAAGTGATCTAAGGGTAAGAATGGTGCTTGATTGGTAAGATTGGATAGGGTTCAAACAAGTACCATTGAATATAGCTATGGACATGGTGGATGTGGACATGGTAGCTCGACTTAGGTTGATGTAAAATTGAAGCGGATATTGTTAAAAGGGCGTTAAGCTACGGTACCACCCTATGAAGTTAGTTGCCCATAATGCaagcattttatttaaaaaggcACGAGATTCTAATGGCTATATGTAAATTCctatatttatcattaatggTTAATCAATGGTTAGCTTCTTGTTATTCATTTTGTGCATTCAGGTGCCATCAATTGACAGCCGCAAGTATGGTTGCATTAAGCTGCAGCTAGGAAATTTGAGGATATGACGGCTGCCGCTACTATTGTCTAAGAGCAAACAGCTACAAGACTTTCCCCATCACATCTGATCCTGCTTAACCTGAACCTGTGGCTATGGATAATCCCAGGTTCTTATTATCAACTACATAATCTTTTGCTTGTTTTGAAACCCTCAAGATtaaattttggtaaaattGTTTCATTTATCTATGTAATCATGTTAGGTATGGATAGTGACCGACATCATTTTGGCTGTGCCGGTTCTGGCATTGTAGCTTTCCTGAAAATTTACCAAGTGAAGGTAAAGGTTCTATGTCAGAATTCAGTTTGTCGTCCAACATTTGtagttcatttctttttcagtaaaACTATCTTCTAATCTTTCTCTGTGGATGGAGGCAAAGAAGCAAGCCATGTAAACCGGATTGAGTGTGTTTTCTTCCCCCCTCAATAATATTTAAG contains:
- the LOC102608578 gene encoding loganic acid O-methyltransferase-like encodes the protein MQSNNLTEAYPMVGGNDAYSYAQNSTYQRGVVDAAKELISEAIADKLDLKILGFDDTLKPFKIADLGCSVGPNTLLAVQNIIEAIELKFQRTTNLHQKPSALEFQVFLNDHSDNDFNTLFKSLPHARKYFAAGVPGSFHSRLFPRSSIHFVHTSYALHWLSKVPKEIVDPCSPAWNKGSIQCSESNIEVVRAYSTQYKNDMESFLNARAEELVPGGLMVLILAAVVPDGIPLSNSYVGVFNNILGSCFNDLAKMGVLSEEKVDSFNLPTYNATPKELEAIIRTNGNFTIEKMEKLSQPRRRITANEYASGIRAGIDGLIKKHFGDEFVDEIFNYFTTKVEENYSIIEEKIRNVSNLFISLKRFA